GGAAAAAGGCAAGAACAATGCCCGAACATTCCCTTTTCAACGCCGCCGCGCCGCGCTACCTTGGGCCCCATGAGCAGTTTTGACGAATCCGACGCCTTTGAGGGCGCATCGCTGGCCGCGCGCGCAATGGCCGCCCGGCCCGCGCCCTACCTTGACGGTCTGAACCCCGAACAGCGGCTCGCGGTGGAGACGATGGATGGCCCGGTCCTGATGCTGGCGGGGGCGGGGACAGGCAAGACCAAGGCGCTGACCACGCGGATCGTGCATTTGCTGAACACCGGGCGCGCGCAGCCAAATGAAGTGCTGGCCGTCACCTTCACCAACAAGGCCGCACGCGAGATGAAAAACCGCGTGGGCGGGCTTTTAGGGGAGCGGGTGGAGGGGATGCCGTGGCTCGGCACGTTCCATTCGATCTGCGTCAAGCTGCTGCGCCGTCATGCAGAGTTGATTTGTGTGGATGGGCTTGCAAACGAAGCTCAGACGACTTCGGACCCTAACCGCGACGTGCTGGAGGATCCTGCACCGGGTCCCTACGATCAGGGCCCGGTGCCGCAACCACCTGCCCCTCGGGTGACGATGACGCAGTCTTCTGAAATTTGCCTCAAGTCGAATTTCACCATTCTCGACACCGATGATCAACTGCGCCTGCTCAAACAACTGATCCGTGCTGAGGGGATTGATGACAAGCGCTGGCCCGCGCGGATGCTGGCGGGGATCATTGATCATTGGAAAAACCGTGCTTGGGGCCCCGATGCTATCCCCGCCGCCGAGGCTGGGGCCTATGATGGCAAGGGCCCTGCGATCTATGCGCAATACCAGAGGCGGCTCATTGAACTGAACGCGGTCGATTTCGGCGATCTGCTGATGCATGTGGTCACGATTTTTCAGACCCACCCGAATATTTTGCAGCGCTACCAACGCTGGTTCAAATACATCCTCGTGGACGAATACCAGGATACCAACGTCGCGCAATATCTCTGGCTGCGGCTTCTGGCGGGCGGCCACAAGAACATCTGCTGCGTGGGCGATGATGATCAGTCGATCTATGGCTGGCGCGGGGCCGAAGTGGGTAATATTCTGCGGTTTGAAAAGGATTTTCCCGGCGCGCATGTGGTCCGGCTGGAACAGAATTACCGTTCCACGCCGCATATCCTCGCCGCCGCCTCCGGCGTGATTGCGGGCAATAAGGGGCGGCTGGGCAAGGAGCTTTGGACCGAGGCGACCGAGGGTGAGAAGGTCCGTCTGATCGGCCATTGGGACGGCGATGAGGAGGCCCGCTGGATCGGCGAGGAGATCGAGGCCATGCAGCGTGGCACGCGCGGGCGCGACGCGCTGGGCCTTGATAGCATGGCCATCCTCGTGCGCGCCAGCCACCAGATGCGCGCCTTTGAGGATCGGTTCCTCACCATCGGTCTGCCCTACCGCGTCATTGGCGGCCCGCGCTTTTACGAGCGTTTGGAGATCCGCGATGCGATGGCCTATTTCCGCATCACCACCAGCCCCACCGATGATCTGGCGTTTGAGCGGATCGTGAACACGCCCAAACGCGGGCTTGGCGACAAGGCACAGCAAACCATCCAGCGCATCGCGCGCGAGAACGGCACGAGCCTTTTGCAAGGCGCGCATATTGCCGTTGAAACAGGCGCGATCAAGGGCAAGGGCGCCACCGAGTTGGGCCGCCTGATCGACGGGCTCACCCGCTGGGCCCGCATGGCGGGAAGCGCGGATCTGAGCCACATGGAATTGGCCGAGATCATCCTGGATGAGAGCGGCTATACCGAGATGTGGCAAAACGACAAAACGCCCGAAGCGCCGGGGCGGCTGGAGAACCTCAAGGAACTGGTCAAGGCGCTTGAAGCGTTTGAAAACCTCACCGGGTTTTTGGAGCATGTCAGCCTGATCATGGATAACGAGGCTGGCGAAGATGGCGAGAAAGTCTCGATCATGACGCTCCACGCCGCCAAGGGGCTGGAGTTTCCGGCGGTGTTTTTGCCCGGCTGGGAGGACGGGTTGTTCCCCTCACAACGCTCGATGGACGAAAGCGGCACCAAGGGCGTCGAAGAAGAGCGCAGGCTGGCCTATGTTGGCATCACCCGCGCCGAGGAGGTCTGCACGATTTCGTTTGCGGGCAACCGGCGCGTCTTTGGCCAATGGCAATCCAGCCTGCCCTCGCGCTTTATCGACGAGTTGCCTGAGGCCCATGTGGAGGTGCTGACGCCACCCGGCCTTTATGGCGGCGGCTTCGGTGCTGCGGGTATGGAAAGCACGATCGACGCACGCGTGGCGGATGCGGATGTCTACAATTCCCCCGGTTGGCGGCGGATGCAGGCCCGCGCGAGCCAGCGCCCAACGGCCGAGCCCTCCGAAACCCGCCACGCGGTGATCGACATGAACGCGGTCAGCACCCACACGGTCGGAGAACGCGTGTTCCACGATAAATTCGGCTATGGCGAGGTGATGGCGATTGAGGGCGACAAACTTGAGATCGCTTTCGAGAAGGCCGGGCTGAAAAAAGTCGTGGCGCGCTTTATCGTGGGCGCTGAGGATGTGCCGTTTTAGAGTTCCCCCCGGAAATAAAACGCGCACAGCTTCTTCTTGGCAAAAATACTCCCCCGCCGGAGGCGTTCAGGATTTGCCTCATGCGACGCGATCAGGGCTTGCGCGGGCGCGCGGCTTTGCGCAAGATTCTGTTCTATGGAGGGTGTGACACCCTTCTGAAGTGCGGGAGGGGAAAATGGATGTCATGCAAATCCTGAATGGTCTGGAAAGCAGCCGTTTGAGCGGGCCAGACGCGCAGGCAGCTGCCCGGCGTGGGTTTTTGGAATGGGCGCTCTTGCAGCCCGGATTTGCCACGCCAGAAGCAGCCCGCGCGGCGTTTGATCTTGGCGCAGGGCTGGACATGCGCAGTCCGGCCTCTGTGCAGTTTTTGGCCTTTCTGGAGCAGGCCGCGCGGCCATGTATGGGCGTGCGCGGGCGCAGAAAGCGGACGCACAGGGTGCATTGAGACGCAGGCCTGCGCGTCCAATGACTTATGCCAGAGCCTTGCGCAAATAAGCCACAAGAGCGGCGATTTCCTCAGCGCGCGGCCTCTGCCCGGTAAAGCCTTGCACATACCCTTCGACCCGTCTGAGACGCTCTTCCAGAGGCTCGCTGAGGTCGAGCGCGTAGTATCCGATCTGCTGGTAATAGAGGATGCGCGCGCGGACATCTGCATCTGCGGCACTATGGCCGTGCCGGGCAAACATGGCGGTGATTGCCGCGACCCGCGCGCGGTCGTTGCGGTCGATCACCCGGCGGACCGAGCCATCGCGTCGCGCCCATTCGCGCACCGCGAAATCCAGCTTATGATTGAAAAGCCGAGGGTCCACGAAGGCCCGAAATAGATTGCACACGGCCTCCGTAATGGTGCGTGCGGGCAGGGCGGCATGGTGCTGCACGATGCCGGTATTGCCGTCCTCCCAAGCCCTTAGAAGCGCCTCCAGCAGGTCTTTGCGGCTTTTGAAATACCAATAAAACGATGAGCGTGACACGCCTAACCGCTCGCCCAGCCCCGTGATTTTTAAATGCGCCACGCCGTCTGAGATCAGGATATCCATGGCCACGTTCAGCCAATCCTCGCGGGTGGCTTTGATATTGCCCTGCGGGGGCTTGGCGGCGGTCTTTGTCACAATTGGGACCTCTCGGGCGTCTATCGGGCTGGCTCAGCTTTCGGGCTATGGGCCCGTCGAAATGCTGCGTGAGCTGTGTCAGTTCGCGGTAGGATTGCACATCGCCCGGACGCCGCCCGCGTTTGAGATTGGTGGTGTGAGGGGCGCCAATGCCCTGTTGAAAGGCGAGAGTGCCGAGTTTGAGGGTGAAGTCGCGATCATGTGCGCCTGCGCGACACTGGAGGGCGCGGGGGTGGTTTTCAGGGCAGCCCCCATAATCTCGCGCCCGCTGCGCGAAACATGCCGCACCTCGGGCAACAGGATTTGATACAGAGCCGCTCCCACACATCAAGCGCGGTGTCTGCTTGCTTGGTGGTGCGCCCTCTGCGTCTTATTGTGCTGCTCATCCACGCATCGCCTTGCCCGAAGGGTCGTAAGGCGAGGGGGCGATGATGCGGGCGGGGCGTTCTTGGCCTACGACATGCACGGTCAGCTCGGTTCCCGGCGTGGCTATATCTGCATTGACCAACGCCATGGCCAGCGATTTTTGCACGCTGTGCCCGTAGCCGCCCGAGGTGACGAAGCCCACGCGTTTGCCGTCCTGCCAAATGGGCTCGAACCCGCTGGCGTCGGCATCATCCGCGTCGATTTCCAGTGTGACTTGCACCTGCGCAGGGCCTTTCCCGTCCCGTTCGGCCATGGCCGCCTCGCGCCCGATGAAGCTGGGTTTTTGCCAGTCGATCCAGCGGTCCATGCCGGTCATGGCGGCCGTGTAGCCTTGGGTGAATTCCGCCGACCAAATGCCGAAGGACTTCTCTAACCGAAGCGACAGGAGCGCGTTGAACCCGTATTCCCTCAGTCCCAGATCCGCGCCCGCCGCCATCAGGATGCGGCGCAGGGCGATGTGATCGCCGTAGCGGCAGTGAAGCTCATAGCCCAACTCTCCGCAGACGCTGAGTCTGCCAATTTTGCAGCGGATCAGGCCAATATCGAAGTCGCCGCACCCCATGAAGGGCAGGGATCGGATGTCGCCATCGGTAAGGGTCTCGATGACTTTGAGCGCGTTGGGGCCAGAAAGGGAGAAGCCTGTCACCTCCTCGCCAAGGTCGCGGACGCGCGCGCCCGCGTCCATGTGATCATCAAACCAACGCATGTGCCACGCGCGCAGATAATAGCTGCCCATGATCCAATAAACGTCATGGCCAGACGCATCCGCGCCCCAGTTAAACACTGTCAGGTCGCCCTTGAGCCGCCCGTCATGGCCGAGCATGGGGGCAAGCCGCGCACGGCCCGGTTTGGGCAGTTTCGAGGCCATCATCTTGTCAAGCCACAGAGCGGCGTTTGGCCCTGACACCTCGAACCGCGAAAAGCCTGTGATGTCCAGAAGGCCCACGTTTTCGCGCACATTGCGGCACTCTGCGCCCACGATATCATGTGCGTTGGAGCGGCGCAGGGTGGGGGTTTCGAGAAAGCCCGGCTCGGCGAAATAGAGCGGCACTTCGAGATCCCAGCTGGCCCCCCATTGGCAGCCTGCGGCGGTCATCGCGTCATGGGCAGGGGCCATTTTGAGCGGGCGGCCTGCGGGCAATTGCTCGTTCGGGTAGGTCATCACGAAGCGGCGGGAATAGAATTGGCCGGTGGTCTGGCGAATAAATTCTTTGTTTGCCGCAAAATCGCCGTAGCGGGCGACATCCATGCCGTAGACATCCTCCTGCGGCTCGCCCTCGATGATCCATTCGGCCAGCGCCTTGCCCACGCCGCCGCCCTGCAAAAAGCCCGCCATGACCGCACAGGCGCACCAATAGCCGCGTTTGCCCGGCACCGGGCCGACCAGCGGATTGCCATCGGGCGAGAAGGTGAACGCGCCGTTGACCCATGTCTTGACGCCCGCGTGTTGCAGCGCGGGGTAACGCTCAAACCCCATGGTAAGCTCGCGCTCGATCCGGTCAGTGTCTTCTTGCTGAAGCTCAAACCCGTATTCCCACGGCGCGCCGTCCATCATCCAATGCTGGTGATCGACCTCGTAAATCCCGAGGAGCAGGCCATTTTGATCCTGCCTCATATAGGTGAAGCCTTCGAGATCAACGACGAGGGGCATCTCCTTTTCAAGCGCCTCCACCTCGGGCATGCTCTCGGTGATCAGGTAATGGTGGTTGAGCGGTGACACGGGCAGTTCAACCCCCGCCATGCGGCCCACCTGCTTGGCCCAGAGGCCCGCGGCGTTGACCACATGTTCGCACGAAATCATGCCCTTTTCCGTCTCCACGTCCCAGCCCTCAGACGTCTGGGTGAGCGACAGAACCCGGTTATGCTCAATCACTTCCGCGCCGCGCTTCTTGGCGGCCCCCGCATAGGCATGGACGGTGCCCGTGGTGTCGATATAGCCCTCGCGGTCGGCCCACATGCCACCCAGGATGCCGTCTGTGCTGAGGATTGGGCAGGCCTCCTTGGCTTCTTCGGGGGTGATCAGGCGCACATCGTCGATGCCAATGGATTGAAACACCCGGTAGGCCGATTGCAGCCAGTCCCAACGATCAGGCGTCCCTGCGAGGGTCATGCCGCCAGTCATGTGCATGCCCACGGATTGGCCGGACTCCGCCTCAATTTCGCTCAGCAAATCGATGGTATAGCCTTGAAGGGCTGCGATATTCGGGTCGGCATTGAGCGCGTGAAACCCGCCCGCCGCGTGCCAGCTTGACCCTGCGGTCAGCACCGAGCGCTCAATCAGCGCCACATCGGTCCAGCCCATTTTGGCCAGATGATAGAGCACGGATGCGCCGACAACGCCGCCCCCGATCACGACGACACGGTAATGCGATTTCATGGCTCTCTCCCGTCTGTGGACACCGATTCTGACGAGAATACTAGACAGGTGTGTCCAGACCGGGAAGAGTGAAAAATCGACCACCCTAACGTGGGCATTCATGGTCGCACAGCGTGGCGCGTCGCGCTATGGTGAGGGCTGATGAAAACAATGGAAGAGCGGATATGATCAGTCTGGATACGTTTGGCGATTTGGCGACGGTTGAGACAGGGGCGTTTGCACCCAAGCCCACCACCCTCACCGAGGGGCAGGAAGAGGCGGCTGTGGGCCTGTGGTCCTCCCCGGATGGGCGGGTGAATATCGGCGTGTGGGAATGCACGCCGGGCCGTTTTACCGGCGACCGCACCAAGGGTGGCGAGTATTGCCATATCATTTCGGGCACCGCGACAGTGACCAATTCTGACGGCTCAGGCAGCCGCGACATTGGCCCCGGCGATCTTCTGGTGCTGCCGCAGGGGTGGACCGGGGAATGGGTGCTGCATTCGCATATGCGCAAGCTCTACGTGATCACCTCGCTGCCTGAGTGAGACAGGCCGTGAGACATGACGTCGGACGGGGCGCGCGCATAGTCTCTGCACTGGCGGTGGCCCTTTGTGCCGCCGGTCCGGGCATGGCGCAGGACCGGGTGTCAATCCTTCTGGGCTCGCACCACGTCAATGCCAGCTTTGACTTCGAGGAGATCAATCCGGGCGCGTTCCTGACATGGGAGGGTGACCAGGTTGATTGGACCGTCGGCGGGTTTCGCAACAGCTATGGCGGGGCCTCGGCGGCGGTGATGCTGGGCATGCCCGTGTATGAGCGCGGCCCGGCGCAGATCGCGCTGACCGCCGGGCTTGCGGTCTATCCCGGTGACGGGCGGCGCTTTGCGGTGCGCGCGGGTGATGTGGTGCCGTTGGGCGGTATCCGCGCGCGCTATGGCAACGCGTTCGTGCAGGTGTTTCCGAGCGACGGGAATACCACGGATGCAATCGTCAGCTTTGGCCTGACGTTTTCCCTGACGGACGCGGCAGAATAGGGGCAGAGTTGGAGGCGGTGTTTTGGTAGGCCCGGCAGGACTTGAACCCGCAACCAAAGCGTTATGAGCGCTCTGCTCTAACCAGTTGAGCTACAGGCCCGCCTGATCCCGTTGCTAGGACGGCACGAGGGCGGCGTCAAGGCTTTCGCGATTGCGCGGGGGGCGGGGATGGTCTAACCCCATGCGCGAAGCCGGGGGTGTGCGATATGAGCGAGAAAACAACCAAGATCACCTATGCAGATGCGGGTGTGGATATCGATGCGGGCAATGCTCTGGTCGATCGGATCAAGCCTGCGGCCAAGCGCACGAACCGCTCGGGCGTTATGTCGGGCCTTGGCGGGTTTGGGGCGCTGTTTGACCTCAAGGATGCGGGATTTACGGACCCGGTTCTGGTGGCGGCCACCGATGGGGTGGGCACCAAGCTGCGCATTGCGATTGATACGGGCCATGTGGATGGGGTTGGTATTGATCTGGTGGCGATGTGCGTCAATGATCTGGTGTGTCAGGGTGCGGAGCCTTTGTTTTTCCTTGACTATTTCGCCACAGGCAAGCTGGAGATGAATGTGGCCGCCCGCGTGATTGAAGGCATCGCGGAGGGCTGTGTGCGCTCGGGCTGTGCCCTGATCGGCGGTGAGACGGCGGAGATGCCGGGCATGTATCCGGCGGGGGATTTCGATTTGGCCGGGTTCGCCGTGGGCGCGATGGAGCGTGGGGCGGCCTTGCCCGAGGGCGTCGTCGAGGGCGATGTGCTTTTGGGTCTGGCCTCGGACGGGGTCCATTCCAACGGATATTCTCTGGTGCGCAAATTGGTGGAATTGTCCGGCCTTGGCTGGGATGCGGAGTGCCCTTGGGGCGCGGGCTCTCTCGGTGCGGCATTGCTTACCCCCACGCGGCTTTACGTGCAGCCCGCTCTGGAGGCGGTGCGCGCAGGGGGCGTGCATGCGCTGGCCCATATCACTGGGGGCGGTTTGACTGAGAACCTGCCGCGCGTCTTGCCCGAGGGCTTGGGCGCCGAGATTGATCTGGACGCATGGCAGCTTCCGGGTGTCTTTGCGTGGCTGGGTCAGACCGGCGGCATGGACGAGGCGGAGATGCTCAAGACCTTCAACTGCGGCATTGGCATGATCCTCAGCGTTGAGGCGAGCCGCGCCGATGCTCTTGCAGCGCTTCTGGAGGCATCAGGCGAGACGGTCTGCCGGATGGGTCATGTGAGCGCGGGCGCAGGCGTGCGGTATACCGGCACGCTCAGCTAAGGTGGCCAAACGGGTTGCGATACTCCTGTCGGGGGGCGGGTCGAACATGGTTGCGCTGGCGCGCTCCATGGAGGGCGATCACCCGGCGCGGCCTTGTTTGGTGATGGCCAATAGCGCGCAGGCCGGTGGCCTAAAACGCGCCGCCGACATGGGCATTGAGACGGATTTTGTCGATCACAGGCCCTTTGAGGGTGACCGGGCCGCGTTCGAGGATGCGCTTCATGCGCGGCTGATGCGGGCAGCGCCCGATATTGTCTGCCTCGCGGGCTTCATGCGGGTGCTGACCGAAGGGTTCGTTGCGCGCTGGCAGGGGCGTATGATCAATATCCACCCATCATTATTGCCGAAATACCGAGGTCTCAACACCCATGCGCGGGCGCTGGAGGCAGGCGACGGGGAGGCTGGATGCACCGTGCATGAGGTGACGCCGGCCCTTGATGACGGGCCGATCTTGGGGCAGGCGCGGGTGCCAGTGCTGCAAGGCGATACGCCTCAGGATTTGGCCGCACGGGTGCTTGCCGCGGAACACGCGCTTTACCCGGCGGTGCTGCGGCGCTTTGCGGCGGGGGACCGGCGTCCGGTTTGGATGCCTGAGGCCGACTGAGCGCCGGGGCAGGGGCCGGGCCTGCGCAATTCCCTTTCTACAAAAACTGCCCTATACACGCCGAAATCCACACCGACCTCTGGTGGCCATCCGTGCCCGACTTACGAGAAGCGAACCCTCATGATCACAGTGACCACAACCGACGCGCTGGCCGATTTCTGCGCCCGAGCGGCTCAGCATCCTTATGTGACGGTTGATACAGAATTCCTGCGCGAGCGCACGTATTACTCCAAACTTTGCCTC
The nucleotide sequence above comes from Roseovarius carneus. Encoded proteins:
- a CDS encoding TetR/AcrR family transcriptional regulator; the protein is MTKTAAKPPQGNIKATREDWLNVAMDILISDGVAHLKITGLGERLGVSRSSFYWYFKSRKDLLEALLRAWEDGNTGIVQHHAALPARTITEAVCNLFRAFVDPRLFNHKLDFAVREWARRDGSVRRVIDRNDRARVAAITAMFARHGHSAADADVRARILYYQQIGYYALDLSEPLEERLRRVEGYVQGFTGQRPRAEEIAALVAYLRKALA
- a CDS encoding ATP-dependent helicase, coding for MSSFDESDAFEGASLAARAMAARPAPYLDGLNPEQRLAVETMDGPVLMLAGAGTGKTKALTTRIVHLLNTGRAQPNEVLAVTFTNKAAREMKNRVGGLLGERVEGMPWLGTFHSICVKLLRRHAELICVDGLANEAQTTSDPNRDVLEDPAPGPYDQGPVPQPPAPRVTMTQSSEICLKSNFTILDTDDQLRLLKQLIRAEGIDDKRWPARMLAGIIDHWKNRAWGPDAIPAAEAGAYDGKGPAIYAQYQRRLIELNAVDFGDLLMHVVTIFQTHPNILQRYQRWFKYILVDEYQDTNVAQYLWLRLLAGGHKNICCVGDDDQSIYGWRGAEVGNILRFEKDFPGAHVVRLEQNYRSTPHILAAASGVIAGNKGRLGKELWTEATEGEKVRLIGHWDGDEEARWIGEEIEAMQRGTRGRDALGLDSMAILVRASHQMRAFEDRFLTIGLPYRVIGGPRFYERLEIRDAMAYFRITTSPTDDLAFERIVNTPKRGLGDKAQQTIQRIARENGTSLLQGAHIAVETGAIKGKGATELGRLIDGLTRWARMAGSADLSHMELAEIILDESGYTEMWQNDKTPEAPGRLENLKELVKALEAFENLTGFLEHVSLIMDNEAGEDGEKVSIMTLHAAKGLEFPAVFLPGWEDGLFPSQRSMDESGTKGVEEERRLAYVGITRAEEVCTISFAGNRRVFGQWQSSLPSRFIDELPEAHVEVLTPPGLYGGGFGAAGMESTIDARVADADVYNSPGWRRMQARASQRPTAEPSETRHAVIDMNAVSTHTVGERVFHDKFGYGEVMAIEGDKLEIAFEKAGLKKVVARFIVGAEDVPF
- a CDS encoding cupin domain-containing protein encodes the protein MISLDTFGDLATVETGAFAPKPTTLTEGQEEAAVGLWSSPDGRVNIGVWECTPGRFTGDRTKGGEYCHIISGTATVTNSDGSGSRDIGPGDLLVLPQGWTGEWVLHSHMRKLYVITSLPE
- a CDS encoding GcvT family protein; protein product: MKSHYRVVVIGGGVVGASVLYHLAKMGWTDVALIERSVLTAGSSWHAAGGFHALNADPNIAALQGYTIDLLSEIEAESGQSVGMHMTGGMTLAGTPDRWDWLQSAYRVFQSIGIDDVRLITPEEAKEACPILSTDGILGGMWADREGYIDTTGTVHAYAGAAKKRGAEVIEHNRVLSLTQTSEGWDVETEKGMISCEHVVNAAGLWAKQVGRMAGVELPVSPLNHHYLITESMPEVEALEKEMPLVVDLEGFTYMRQDQNGLLLGIYEVDHQHWMMDGAPWEYGFELQQEDTDRIERELTMGFERYPALQHAGVKTWVNGAFTFSPDGNPLVGPVPGKRGYWCACAVMAGFLQGGGVGKALAEWIIEGEPQEDVYGMDVARYGDFAANKEFIRQTTGQFYSRRFVMTYPNEQLPAGRPLKMAPAHDAMTAAGCQWGASWDLEVPLYFAEPGFLETPTLRRSNAHDIVGAECRNVRENVGLLDITGFSRFEVSGPNAALWLDKMMASKLPKPGRARLAPMLGHDGRLKGDLTVFNWGADASGHDVYWIMGSYYLRAWHMRWFDDHMDAGARVRDLGEEVTGFSLSGPNALKVIETLTDGDIRSLPFMGCGDFDIGLIRCKIGRLSVCGELGYELHCRYGDHIALRRILMAAGADLGLREYGFNALLSLRLEKSFGIWSAEFTQGYTAAMTGMDRWIDWQKPSFIGREAAMAERDGKGPAQVQVTLEIDADDADASGFEPIWQDGKRVGFVTSGGYGHSVQKSLAMALVNADIATPGTELTVHVVGQERPARIIAPSPYDPSGKAMRG
- the purN gene encoding phosphoribosylglycinamide formyltransferase; the protein is MAKRVAILLSGGGSNMVALARSMEGDHPARPCLVMANSAQAGGLKRAADMGIETDFVDHRPFEGDRAAFEDALHARLMRAAPDIVCLAGFMRVLTEGFVARWQGRMINIHPSLLPKYRGLNTHARALEAGDGEAGCTVHEVTPALDDGPILGQARVPVLQGDTPQDLAARVLAAEHALYPAVLRRFAAGDRRPVWMPEAD
- the purM gene encoding phosphoribosylformylglycinamidine cyclo-ligase — translated: MSEKTTKITYADAGVDIDAGNALVDRIKPAAKRTNRSGVMSGLGGFGALFDLKDAGFTDPVLVAATDGVGTKLRIAIDTGHVDGVGIDLVAMCVNDLVCQGAEPLFFLDYFATGKLEMNVAARVIEGIAEGCVRSGCALIGGETAEMPGMYPAGDFDLAGFAVGAMERGAALPEGVVEGDVLLGLASDGVHSNGYSLVRKLVELSGLGWDAECPWGAGSLGAALLTPTRLYVQPALEAVRAGGVHALAHITGGGLTENLPRVLPEGLGAEIDLDAWQLPGVFAWLGQTGGMDEAEMLKTFNCGIGMILSVEASRADALAALLEASGETVCRMGHVSAGAGVRYTGTLS